Proteins encoded in a region of the Coleofasciculus chthonoplastes PCC 7420 genome:
- a CDS encoding right-handed parallel beta-helix repeat-containing protein yields MKISAQALCVGLLVSGGLTSPVIAQTLESETDTPRSLTEGTATDLRVLPRIGGQFTSEGAGYQDPFFSLEGFVPITQNPGSTVTFLEGQLRLFTDSTMGGTILLGQRFYNSTQNRILGGYLSYDTRDTGNSLFHQIGAGFERLGDDWDLRVNAYLPVGERRPEVDESFSLRGFQENNLLLNHRQRFEAAMAGFDIEAGGRLLRLGAGDLRGYAGFYYYGGEGTDNAIGIRGRLEAHPTDYLNLGLSVQTDQIFDTRIVLSLGATFPGTRPRGVESGSAFARMGESVGRIATIVVDEQTENEQVAAINPQTGQPWQFQQVTLGRSTGNGTFETPFGTVQDALSVAQADDIVYVQVGTTSETEGFQFADGVTVLSAALPQYIDTQQLGTLQLPLSGSGEFPTITGTVTLANNTTLTGFAIANATGNGIQGAAIENVTIQDNRITNATGQGISLIDVTGTSAIARNVITNSGQQGVFIQASGTTQQELTLDSNQISDSGGQGVFIQSSGEVQQQLTATNNQITNSVGQGFYLAGNNNSRQVFDVLNTSISNTVLDENGDGGQGLFLQANASAQQTLTLETLTVTESAGQGIFIAANGNENDLMQQSIQNFNLSNATVSESTGQGIFIAANNNSEQTFDIDASTINQTRLGSNGDGGQGVFIQGNRVAVQDFTLNDTTVTNSAGQGILIATNGDEKDLTVQSRQEFKLNGTEVSDTVGQGIFIAANNNSEQVFNIDSSTIRNIELDAQGEGGQGIFVQGNRMAVQEFQIDSPTITNNAGQGIFVTTNGDENDLSVQSRQEFAITDAQIRESTGQGIFMSANNNSTQKFEITNSTINDTTLNNLDSGGQGVFVQANSIAQQDFTIDNVQISDSQGQGIFVGANGDEKNPELQSQQRFQISNVQISNSTGQGIFVSANNNSRQEFEIETSTISGTTPTSETDGGQGIFVQGNAVSVQDYRINNTMVTDNASQGIFLQTNGNAETLADVELTILDKNAVPGFNAVLNSDRSFCLALTENTSTTEFQLQRNNGTFEVVNLDNLPQTNTGTVNFAPTPEDFTNVSQCN; encoded by the coding sequence ATGAAAATCTCAGCTCAAGCCCTCTGTGTTGGATTACTTGTTTCTGGAGGGTTAACTTCGCCTGTCATTGCCCAAACCCTTGAGTCGGAAACCGATACGCCCCGTTCACTGACTGAAGGAACTGCCACAGATTTGAGAGTCTTACCCCGTATAGGCGGCCAGTTTACCAGCGAAGGAGCCGGCTATCAAGACCCATTTTTTAGTCTGGAAGGCTTTGTTCCGATTACTCAGAATCCCGGAAGTACCGTGACATTTCTGGAAGGGCAATTACGCCTGTTCACCGACTCCACGATGGGCGGAACGATTCTTCTGGGACAACGATTTTACAATTCCACGCAAAACCGGATTCTCGGAGGCTATCTTTCCTACGATACCCGCGATACCGGAAACAGCTTGTTTCACCAAATTGGTGCAGGGTTTGAACGACTAGGAGACGATTGGGATTTGCGGGTGAATGCGTATTTGCCAGTTGGTGAACGCCGCCCAGAGGTGGATGAGTCGTTCTCCCTGCGCGGATTTCAGGAGAATAATTTACTTCTCAATCATCGCCAGCGCTTTGAAGCAGCAATGGCGGGATTTGATATTGAAGCGGGGGGACGGTTATTGCGATTAGGGGCGGGAGATTTACGGGGATATGCAGGGTTTTATTACTATGGTGGGGAGGGAACAGATAATGCGATTGGGATTCGAGGGCGATTGGAAGCACATCCTACGGATTATCTGAATCTGGGTTTATCAGTGCAAACTGACCAAATCTTTGACACTCGGATTGTCCTCAGTTTAGGCGCAACCTTTCCTGGAACTCGTCCCCGTGGGGTTGAATCAGGTAGCGCTTTTGCGCGTATGGGGGAATCGGTGGGACGTATCGCCACCATTGTTGTTGATGAACAAACCGAAAATGAGCAAGTTGCGGCGATAAATCCCCAAACGGGTCAACCTTGGCAGTTTCAACAGGTCACGTTGGGGAGGAGTACCGGAAATGGTACGTTTGAAACACCGTTTGGGACAGTGCAAGATGCATTGAGTGTGGCACAAGCTGATGATATTGTTTATGTGCAAGTGGGTACGACATCTGAGACAGAAGGGTTTCAGTTTGCTGATGGAGTAACGGTACTCTCAGCAGCATTACCCCAATACATTGATACTCAGCAACTAGGTACGCTTCAGTTACCCTTATCGGGAAGCGGTGAGTTTCCCACGATTACAGGAACAGTAACCCTAGCCAATAATACGACCCTGACCGGCTTTGCGATCGCGAATGCCACGGGGAATGGTATCCAAGGCGCGGCTATTGAGAATGTGACGATTCAAGATAACCGCATCACCAATGCCACAGGACAAGGGATTAGTCTCATCGATGTAACTGGAACCAGTGCGATCGCTCGTAATGTTATCACAAATAGTGGTCAGCAGGGCGTTTTTATTCAAGCATCGGGAACCACTCAACAAGAACTCACCCTAGATAGTAATCAAATCAGTGACAGTGGTGGTCAAGGTGTTTTTATTCAATCCTCTGGTGAGGTGCAACAGCAATTAACCGCAACCAATAATCAAATTACTAATAGTGTCGGTCAAGGATTTTATCTGGCTGGGAATAATAATAGTCGTCAAGTCTTTGACGTTTTAAATACAAGTATTAGTAACACCGTCTTGGATGAAAATGGGGATGGTGGTCAAGGTCTTTTCCTGCAAGCCAATGCCAGCGCCCAGCAAACCTTGACTCTGGAAACCTTAACGGTTACTGAAAGTGCAGGTCAAGGCATCTTTATCGCCGCCAATGGTAACGAAAATGACTTGATGCAGCAATCTATCCAAAATTTTAACCTCAGCAACGCCACCGTTAGTGAGAGTACAGGACAAGGGATTTTCATCGCCGCTAATAATAACAGTGAGCAAACCTTTGACATTGATGCCAGTACCATTAACCAGACTCGCCTCGGCAGTAATGGGGATGGCGGGCAAGGCGTCTTTATTCAGGGAAATCGCGTCGCTGTTCAAGATTTCACCCTCAACGATACCACAGTCACAAATAGCGCTGGACAAGGTATTTTAATTGCTACCAATGGTGATGAAAAGGACTTAACGGTTCAATCGAGACAGGAGTTTAAATTAAATGGCACGGAAGTGAGTGATACTGTAGGTCAGGGAATTTTTATTGCCGCCAACAATAACAGTGAACAAGTCTTTAATATCGATAGCAGCACGATTCGCAATATTGAACTCGACGCCCAAGGCGAAGGTGGACAAGGAATTTTTGTGCAAGGTAATCGTATGGCAGTCCAGGAGTTTCAGATTGATAGTCCCACGATAACCAACAATGCTGGACAGGGTATTTTTGTGACAACGAATGGAGATGAAAATGACCTCAGTGTACAATCACGGCAAGAGTTTGCCATCACAGATGCCCAGATTCGTGAGAGTACAGGTCAGGGAATTTTCATGAGCGCTAATAACAATAGCACTCAAAAGTTTGAGATTACAAATAGTACGATTAATGATACGACATTGAATAATCTCGACAGTGGCGGTCAAGGGGTTTTTGTCCAAGCCAATAGCATTGCCCAGCAAGACTTCACGATTGATAATGTCCAAATTAGTGATAGTCAGGGTCAAGGTATTTTTGTTGGGGCGAATGGGGATGAGAAGAATCCCGAACTCCAATCTCAGCAACGGTTTCAGATTAGTAATGTGCAAATTAGTAATAGCACAGGTCAGGGGATTTTCGTATCGGCGAATAATAATAGCCGCCAGGAGTTTGAGATTGAAACCAGTACAATTAGCGGTACAACTCCCACCAGTGAAACGGATGGAGGTCAAGGCATTTTTGTCCAGGGAAATGCTGTCTCGGTGCAAGATTATCGGATTAACAATACCATGGTTACGGATAATGCCAGTCAGGGTATCTTTTTGCAAACGAATGGCAATGCTGAAACTCTTGCCGATGTAGAGTTGACAATTTTGGATAAAAATGCTGTTCCGGGATTTAATGCCGTACTCAATAGCGATCGCAGCTTCTGCCTAGCCCTCACTGAGAATACCAGCACAACAGAGTTCCAGCTTCAGCGTAATAATGGCACATTCGAGGTCGTTAATCTCGATAATCTCCCTCAAACTAATACAGGAACCGTTAATTTTGCCCCCACCCCGGAAGACTTTACTAACGTTTCTCAGTGTAATTGA
- the nadC gene encoding carboxylating nicotinate-nucleotide diphosphorylase, with the protein MRALPPLILLDPILQNWLLEDIGRGDRTTQGLWEAPDKIVQAEWTAKAGGVIAGLPIAKRIFQLLSDQTSFVAVVAEGEDCHPGQVIARLHGSLDTLLMGERVALNLAMHLSGISTLTRKYADQLADLPTQLVDTRKTTPGLRLLEKYATQVGGAINHRFGLDDAVMIKDNHIVAAGSIKDAIARIREQMPYPLRIEVETETLEQVTEALEQGADIIMLDNMPLERMRQAVHKIRGKNDRLKIEASGNITLDTIRAVAQTGVDYISTSAPITRSTWLDLSMNLLDENRI; encoded by the coding sequence ATGAGAGCTTTACCGCCATTGATCCTGCTAGATCCGATCCTCCAGAACTGGTTGTTAGAGGATATCGGTCGAGGCGATCGCACTACTCAAGGCTTGTGGGAAGCCCCAGACAAAATTGTCCAAGCCGAATGGACGGCTAAAGCAGGGGGAGTGATTGCTGGATTGCCGATCGCGAAACGGATCTTCCAACTCTTAAGTGATCAAACCAGTTTTGTTGCCGTTGTAGCTGAAGGGGAAGACTGTCATCCTGGACAGGTCATTGCTCGTTTACATGGCTCTCTGGATACCCTCTTAATGGGAGAACGAGTGGCTCTCAACCTAGCGATGCACTTAAGCGGCATTTCTACCCTTACCCGCAAATATGCCGATCAACTTGCTGATCTTCCGACTCAACTCGTCGATACCCGTAAAACTACCCCTGGGCTAAGACTGCTGGAAAAATATGCCACTCAAGTTGGTGGTGCCATTAATCATCGTTTCGGCTTAGATGATGCCGTGATGATTAAAGACAATCATATAGTGGCAGCAGGTAGCATCAAAGACGCGATCGCTCGTATCCGGGAACAAATGCCCTACCCCCTAAGGATTGAAGTCGAAACCGAAACCCTAGAGCAAGTGACAGAAGCCTTAGAGCAGGGGGCTGACATTATCATGCTGGACAATATGCCCTTGGAGAGGATGCGACAGGCGGTACATAAGATTCGCGGCAAAAATGACCGACTCAAAATTGAAGCCTCTGGGAATATCACCCTGGACACCATTCGTGCTGTAGCCCAAACCGGTGTAGACTATATTTCCACGAGTGCCCCCATAACTCGTTCCACTTGGCTGGATTTAAGTATGAACTTACTGGACGAGAATCGCATTTAA
- the argS gene encoding arginine--tRNA ligase, with protein sequence MTSTLEQLKAKCEQALIAAFGETMAGTDPMLVPASNPKFGDYQSNAALSLAKPLGQPPRAIAQMLINHLDVADICYTPTVAGPGFINFTLKPAYLEAKLNRNLTHPHLGVEPAKQPQRVVVDFSSPNIAKEMHVGHLRSTIIGDCIARILEFRDHDVLRLNHVGDWGTQFGMLITYLREVCPEALTTAEAVDLGDLVSFYRQAKKRFDTDEVFQEAARQEVVKLQAGAEDTKRAWQLLCEQSRREFQVIYDLLDVHITERGESFYNPLLPDVVKDLEQSGLLVEDQGAKCVFLEGFTNKKGEPLPLIVQKSDGGYNYATTDLAALRYRIDQNGAKRIIYVTDAGQANHFAQVFQVAQRAGWLPEIVEIVHVPFGLVLGEDGKKLKTRSGETVRLRDLLDQAIARARADLETRIQAEGRQETEEFIEHVAQVVGMAAVKYADLSQNRTSNYVFSFDKMLSLKGNTAPYLLYAYARIQSIGRKGGIDFEQLRTSTQVSLKEDQEATLAKHLLQVNEVIKEVEQELLPNRLCQYLYELSEKFSQFYDQCPVLKAEESVRLSRLILCDLTAQTLKLGLSLLGISVLERM encoded by the coding sequence ATGACTTCAACCTTGGAACAACTAAAAGCCAAATGTGAGCAAGCATTAATTGCTGCCTTTGGTGAAACGATGGCAGGTACAGATCCAATGTTAGTTCCTGCCAGTAACCCCAAATTTGGTGATTATCAATCGAATGCGGCACTCTCTCTGGCAAAACCGCTAGGTCAACCCCCACGAGCGATCGCACAGATGCTGATCAACCATCTAGATGTTGCTGATATCTGCTACACCCCCACAGTAGCTGGACCCGGTTTTATTAATTTCACACTCAAACCCGCCTATTTAGAAGCCAAGCTGAATAGGAATCTCACCCACCCTCACTTAGGTGTAGAACCCGCCAAACAGCCCCAACGAGTGGTTGTGGATTTTTCCAGTCCAAACATTGCTAAAGAAATGCATGTCGGTCATCTGCGCTCCACTATTATTGGGGACTGCATTGCCCGTATTTTGGAATTTCGAGATCATGATGTCTTGCGCCTCAATCATGTCGGAGATTGGGGAACTCAATTTGGCATGTTAATTACCTATCTTCGGGAAGTTTGCCCAGAGGCATTAACCACGGCTGAGGCGGTTGATTTAGGAGATTTAGTCAGCTTTTATCGACAAGCTAAAAAACGATTTGATACCGATGAAGTCTTCCAAGAAGCTGCACGACAGGAAGTCGTGAAACTGCAAGCTGGGGCTGAAGATACCAAACGAGCTTGGCAGTTGCTGTGTGAGCAATCCCGGCGGGAATTTCAGGTCATTTATGATTTACTGGATGTGCATATCACCGAACGGGGTGAATCATTCTATAACCCCTTACTTCCCGATGTCGTAAAAGATTTAGAACAATCAGGCTTATTAGTGGAAGACCAAGGTGCTAAATGCGTTTTTTTAGAAGGATTTACGAATAAAAAAGGTGAACCTTTACCCTTAATTGTGCAAAAGTCGGATGGGGGTTATAACTATGCCACAACTGACTTAGCCGCACTACGCTACCGGATTGATCAAAATGGGGCAAAGCGGATTATTTATGTTACTGATGCTGGACAAGCGAATCATTTTGCCCAAGTATTTCAGGTTGCACAACGAGCAGGTTGGTTACCGGAGATTGTTGAAATCGTGCATGTTCCCTTTGGATTGGTACTAGGGGAAGACGGGAAAAAGCTAAAAACTCGGTCTGGAGAGACAGTACGATTGCGGGATTTATTAGATCAAGCGATCGCGCGTGCGCGTGCTGATCTCGAAACTCGCATCCAAGCAGAAGGTCGCCAGGAAACCGAGGAGTTCATTGAACATGTGGCTCAAGTGGTTGGTATGGCGGCGGTCAAATATGCTGACCTCAGTCAAAATCGCACCAGCAACTATGTGTTTAGCTTCGATAAGATGCTATCGCTCAAAGGAAATACAGCACCGTATCTGCTGTATGCTTATGCCCGGATTCAAAGTATTGGTCGCAAAGGTGGCATTGATTTTGAGCAGTTAAGAACATCTACTCAAGTCTCATTAAAAGAAGACCAAGAAGCAACACTAGCTAAACATCTACTACAAGTCAACGAGGTAATTAAAGAAGTTGAGCAAGAGTTATTGCCTAATCGTCTTTGTCAGTATTTGTATGAACTGAGCGAGAAATTCAGTCAATTTTATGACCAATGTCCTGTGCTTAAAGCGGAGGAATCCGTGAGACTATCACGATTAATATTGTGTGACCTAACAGCTCAAACGTTGAAACTGGGATTATCGTTACTCGGTATTTCGGTACTTGAACGGATGTAG